In Fundulus heteroclitus isolate FHET01 chromosome 16, MU-UCD_Fhet_4.1, whole genome shotgun sequence, a single genomic region encodes these proteins:
- the junbb gene encoding junB proto-oncogene, AP-1 transcription factor subunit b has translation MSTKMEQPFYHDDSFLAGYGQSDAAMHDYKVLKQSMNLNLTEPYRSLKSQLRAEAEQYHGGQPDVGSLKLASPELERLIIQNGNGVITSPTPGQYFYNRGITDEQEGFAEGFVKALDELHKMNQMPPPNVSIGAGGATTCSAAAASSLFGSALQPEPPIYTTLNAYCPNTSLSSASSYPTATISYLPPHQQSHAQSSAPGAHHFQHTLPGSGMHPQRLVALKEEPQTVPDLLSSDGSPPMSPIDLETQERIKAERKRLRNRLAATKCRRRKLERIARLEEKVKVLKNDNAGLSNTASVLRDQVAQLKQKVLTHVSSGCQLMLTSKLEAF, from the coding sequence ATGTCAACAAAGATGGAACAGCCTTTTTATCATGACGACTCTTTCCTGGCGGGTTACGGCCAGTCAGATGCAGCCATGCACGACTACAAGGTGCTCAAGCAGAGCATGAATCTGAACTTGACAGAGCCCTATCGCAGCCTGAAATCTCAGCTGAGGGCTGAGGCGGAGCAGTACCACGGGGGCCAGCCGGACGTCGGCTCCCTGAAGCTCGCCTCCCCGGAGCTGGAGAGGCTCATCATCCAGAACGGTAACGGGGTGATCACCAGTCCCACGCCGGGACAGTACTTCTACAACCGAGGCATCACCGATGAGCAGGAGGGGTTCGCCGAGGGCTTCGTGAAGGCGCTGGACGAGCTCCACAAGATGAACCAGATGCCTCCTCCTAACGTGTCCATCGGTGCCGGCGGGGCCACGACGTGCTCGGCGGCGGCGGCCTCCAGCTTATTCGGGTCCGCGCTGCAGCCAGAGCCTCCCATCTACACCACGCTGAACGCGTACTGCCCGAACACAAGCCTCTCTTCCGCGTCCAGCTACCCCACCGCCACCATCAGCTACCTGCCGCCGCACCAGCAGAGCCACGCGCAGAGCTCGGCGCCCGGCGCGCACCACTTCCAGCACACGCTCCCGGGCTCCGGCATGCACCCGCAGCGGCTGGTCGCCCTAAAAGAGGAGCCCCAGACCGTGCCCGACCTGCTCAGCAGCGACGGCTCGCCTCCGATGTCTCCCATCGACCTGGAGACCCAGGAGCGCATCAAGGCGGAGCGCAAGCGGCTGCGGAACCGACTCGCCGCCACCAAGTGCAGGCGGCGCAAGCTGGAGCGCATCGCGCGGCTGGAGGAGAAGGTCAAGGTTCTGAAGAACGACAACGCGGGGCTTTCCAACACGGCGTCGGTGCTGCGGGATCAGGTGGCCCAGCTCAAACAGAAGGTCCTAACGCACGTGAGCAGCGGCTGTCAGCTGATGCTCACCAGCAAACTGGAGGCGTTTTAG